In Musa acuminata AAA Group cultivar baxijiao chromosome BXJ2-3, Cavendish_Baxijiao_AAA, whole genome shotgun sequence, the following proteins share a genomic window:
- the LOC135606798 gene encoding uncharacterized protein LOC135606798 isoform X2 — protein sequence MEKIPAACAMAWSIELEKGLRSKSRDQRIRAIEQMGPILQKWSTEPNITRAIADMYDLEPGEDRLFANTILLRLADAFMRGDNYTRRCIVKVFLFELTRISKEGKRYNGILAKRRVPNSIELLKRVKVVYDTGDTEAKALALRLFGCWADFAKDSAHIRYIILLSLQSSNISQVKASLFAAGCFCLLSEDFAHITLEILINIVCSTQLSYDVAIAAIRAISRMRCSSAVASRAYKAGKKLLLGPLHDDLKAEMLSSLSKLAFRSTILTIEQAELLLSFLSNDTIYNVKARALKCLHFLFSSHGCCFPVIEGVVVKLFHIVDDNDVPVNLQCEALRILCKVLVMEEQSLKVKRDLVIQLIVHILCSLKMAERGHNCAAPVKWCGRCFELQRSPRAEVLASETDASGIACQVTSIVVGHITSMIKQTIADSTGEDITTKTVISCSELKQEFRNKLSLIQLLAIEYPSASLVALDRIGHIIQSLENMHDKSALESICAGVSRKEFNVKRCGPLEYNKQYSIGSEIAICILRFTNAFIKTLNNCSTYNSEVCQKVKLLVKCIQSSKYCNCATYEIFCLCLDSYTACSLVGNANNRIQDSDESKTGSADGSYYNFSWVNQEWQSLESIRSMLQNQNYWAAYRAGKYSCLKGLWFSATFTFRKLICHVESVCLSCWLKCLMLLAGCETEIKLLLFPKAGITLVSGMQTENMCDKIFTSIVGDQSTSADLHGWEGKIARVYGRICSAEKTLASAGASDGVYCFQRWFLNLRAKFFEIMMEIFGLLNSHELTIVRVDGEEGKGKVCIEEVTQTMSTLMCGFAYESLRLNNLAKDYDLLASSFLDTDGQSFRRISAMALNCSLLAFCTAFTVHFPCSLVYKNAISCNLGNVSKFSCTMILQDLTERFWTVDSKISEQLQQILTSFCKEEDHLFPRSRMSTSGHTERATLLVCEFAISGILHIQEDAKRVKNEEDLFSLLLRGLQLLSDVIRRWMEIPFQVPKYFFRVRPCIGAELFLLDADSRNKSEISVSQGFQLSLNVCIQLKNTSRIPRLQDAKLYCILATRPSEQLSTEKRTEDCFSACKTDEMVELNNMLLMFVKAKMGNANEVSPKDSGGDAWVTACLCFEPNEQGQGFSSCLLDVSEFPDGSYQIKWHSCCIDERGSYWSLLPLTTCALFTIKKL from the exons ATGGAGAAAATCCCCGCTGCTTGCGCCATGGCGTGGAGCATCGAGCTCGAGAAGGGCCTCCGCTCCAAGAGCCGAG ATCAGCGCATTAGGGCAATTGAACAGATGGGGCCTATACTCCAAAAGTGGAGCACTGAGCCAAACATTACAAGGGCAATTGCAGACATGTATGATCTGGAACCAGGTGAGGACAGATTATTTGCCAACACAATCCTCCTTCGACTTGCCGATGCATTCATGCGTGGAGACAATTATACAAGGAGATGtatcgtgaaagttttcctctTTGAATTGACACGTATTAGTAAGGAGGGCAAAAGGTATAACGGTATTCTAGCAAAGCGAAGAGTGCCTAATTCTATAGAGCTGCTTAAAAGAGTGAAAGTAGTTTATGACACAGGTGACACCGAGGCTAAGGCTTTGGCATTGCGGCTCTTTGGTTGTTGGGCTGATTTTGCCAAGGATAGTGCTCATATACGCTACATAATACTTTTGAGCTTGCAATCCTCCAATATCTCTCAG GTAAAAGCATCATTATTTGCTGCTGGATGCTTTTGTCTATTGTCTGAGGACTTTGCGCATATCACATTGGAAATACTGATTAACATTGTCTGTTCAACACAATTGTCCTATGATGTTGCAATTGCAGCTATTCGTGCTATTTCTAGAATGCGATGCTCATCTGCTGTTGCATCCAGAGCTTACAAG GCAGGTAAAAAACTGTTATTGGGTCCGTTGCATGATGATCTTAAAGCTGAGATGCTGTCTTCACTTTCTAAATTAGCTTTCAGATCAACAATCTTGACCATTGAGCAG GCAGAATTACTCTTATCATTTCTCAGCAATGATACCATTTATAATGTGAAGGCTAGAGCATTAAAATGTTTACATTTTCTTTTTAGCAGTCATGGCTGCTGTTTCCCTGTCATTGAAGGTGTAGTAGTGAAATTATTCCATATTGTTGATGACAATGATGTTCCAGTTAATCTTCAATGTGAAGCTTTAAGGATTCTATGCAAG GTTCTGGTGATGGAAGAACAGTCCTTGAAGGTGAAAAGAGATCTTGTTATTCAACTTATTGTACACATCTTGTGCAGTCTAAAGATGGCAGAGAGAGGGCATAATTGTGCAGCCCCTGTTAAGTGGTGTGGGAGATGCTTTGAATTGCAAAGGAGTCCAAGGGCTGAAGTTTTGGCTTCTGAAACAGATGCTTCAGGAATCGCCTGCCAAGTTACGTCAATTGTCGTAGGTCATATCACATCAATGATTAAGCAAACGATAGCTGATTCCACTGGGGAAGACATAACCACAAAGACTGTCATATCCTGTAGTGAGTTGAAACAAGAATTCAGAAACAAACTTAGCCTTATTCAGCTTCTTGCGATAGAATATCCTTCGGCATCTTTGGTGGCTCTGGATAGGATAGGACATATCATACAGTCCCTCGAGAATATGCATGATAAGTCTGCATTGGAAAGTATCTGTGCAGGAGTTTCTCGGAAAGAATTTAATGTGAAAAGATGTGGACCTCTTGAATATAATAAGCAATATTCTATCGGTTCAGAAATTGCAATTTGCATACTCAGATTCACAAATGCTTTCATTAAGACACTAAATAATTGTAGCACTTATAACAGTGAAGTTTGTCAGAAAGTGAAGCTTCTAGTTAAGTGCATACAATCAAGCAAGTATTGTAATTGTGCTACTTATGAAATTTTCTGCCTCTGCCTGGATTCTTATACAGCATGCTCTTTAGTTGGAAATGCTAACAACAGAATACAGGATTCAGATGAATCAAAGACCGGTAGTGCTGATGGTTCCTATTATAATTTTAGCTGGGTCAATCAAGAATGGCAGTCACTTGAATCCATCAGAAGTATGCTGCAAAATCAAAATTACTGGGCGGCCTACAGAGCTGGAAAGTACTCTTGTCTTAAAGGGCTGTGGTTTTCAGCAACTTTTACTTTTAGGAAATTGATATGCCATGTAGAATCAGTCTGCCTTTCTTGCTGGTTGAAATGCTTGATGCTGTTAGCTGGTTGTGAAACTGAAATTAAACTGCTGCTTTTTCCTAAAGCAGGCATCACTTTGGTCAGCGGGATGCAGACAGAAAACATGTGTGACAAGATCTTTACCTCTATTGTGGGAGATCAAAGCACAAGTGCAGACTTGCATGGATGGGAAGGGAAGATTGCAAGAGTTTATGGTAGAATATGCTCTGCAGAGAAAACATTGGCATCAGCTGGAGCGTCAGATGGTGTCTACTGCTTCCAGAGGTGGTTCCTCAATCTCAGAGCCaaattttttgaaatcatgatgGAAATTTTTGGACTGCTTAATTCACATGAACTGACTATTGTAAGAGTTGATGGTGAGGAAGGAAAAGGCAAAGTTTGCATTGAAGAAGTCACGCAAACTATGAGCACTCTGATGTGTGGCTTTGCCTATGAGTCTTTACGGTTGAATAATTTAGCTAAAGACTATGATCTTCTTGCTTCATCTTTCTTGGATACTGACGGCCAAAGCTTTAGGAGAATCTCAGCAATGGCCCTTAACTGCTCCTTGTTGGCCTTTTGTACTGCTTTTACTGTGCACTTCCCCTGTTCACTTGTTTACAAAAATGCCATTTCATGCAACTTAGGAAATGTTTCAAAGTTTTCATGCACTATGATCCTACAAGATCTTACCGAGCGTTTTTGGACCGTGGATAGCAAGATCTCTGAGCAACTTCAGCAGATTTTGACTTCCTTCTGCAAAGAAGAGGACCACTTATTTCCCAGATCACGTATGAGTACTTCTGGTCATACAGAGAGGGCTACTTTACTAGTCTGTGAGTTTGCTATATCAGGTATTCTCcacattcaagaagatgcaaagagaGTGAAAAATGAGGAGGATCTATTTTCACTATTATTGCGAGGTCTGCAACTTCTCTCTGatgttattagaagatggatggaaatACCTTTCCAAGTCCCCAAGTATTTCTTTAGAGTGAG GCCTTGCATTGGTGCTGAGCTCTTCCTTCTCGATGCTGATTCCAGAAACAAAAGTGAAATATCTGTTTCACAAGGTTTCCAGTTGTCCCTCAATGTTTGCATTCAACTTAAGAACACATCAAGAATCCCCCGTTTACAAGATGCCAAGTTGTATTGCATTCTTGCCACAAGACCATCTGAGCAGTTATCAACTGAAAAAAGGACGGAAGACTGTTTCAGTGCTTGCAAAACTGATGAAATGGTTGAGTTGAACAATATGCTACTGATGTTTGTAAAGGCTAAAATGGGAAATGCCAACGAAGTGAGCCCTAAGGATAGCGGTGGAGATGCCTGGGTGACTGCTTGTCTGTGTTTTGAACCTAATGAACAAGGCCAGGGCTTTTCGTCATGTTTGCTAGATGTTTCTGAATTCCCTGATGGATCTTATCAAATCAAGTGGCACAGTTGTTGCATTGATGAGAGGGGGTCTTATTGGAGTCTATTGCCTCTGACCACTTGTGCACTATTTACAATCAAGAAACTCTGA
- the LOC135606798 gene encoding uncharacterized protein LOC135606798 isoform X3, which yields MEKIPAACAMAWSIELEKGLRSKSRDQRIRAIEQMGPILQKWSTEPNITRAIADMYDLEPGEDRLFANTILLRLADAFMRGDNYTRRCIVKVFLFELTRISKEGKRYNGILAKRRVPNSIELLKRVKVVYDTGDTEAKALALRLFGCWADFAKDSAHIRYIILLSLQSSNISQVKASLFAAGCFCLLSEDFAHITLEILINIVCSTQLSYDVAIAAIRAISRMRCSSAVASRAYKAGKKLLLGPLHDDLKAEMLSSLSKLAFRSTILTIEQVLVMEEQSLKVKRDLVIQLIVHILCSLKMAERGHNCAAPVKWCGRCFELQRSPRAEVLASETDASGIACQVTSIVVGHITSMIKQTIADSTGEDITTKTVISCSELKQEFRNKLSLIQLLAIEYPSASLVALDRIGHIIQSLENMHDKSALESICAGVSRKEFNVKRCGPLEYNKQYSIGSEIAICILRFTNAFIKTLNNCSTYNSEVCQKVKLLVKCIQSSKYCNCATYEIFCLCLDSYTACSLVGNANNRIQDSDESKTGSADGSYYNFSWVNQEWQSLESIRSMLQNQNYWAAYRAGKYSCLKGLWFSATFTFRKLICHVESVCLSCWLKCLMLLAGCETEIKLLLFPKAGITLVSGMQTENMCDKIFTSIVGDQSTSADLHGWEGKIARVYGRICSAEKTLASAGASDGVYCFQRWFLNLRAKFFEIMMEIFGLLNSHELTIVRVDGEEGKGKVCIEEVTQTMSTLMCGFAYESLRLNNLAKDYDLLASSFLDTDGQSFRRISAMALNCSLLAFCTAFTVHFPCSLVYKNAISCNLGNVSKFSCTMILQDLTERFWTVDSKISEQLQQILTSFCKEEDHLFPRSRMSTSGHTERATLLVCEFAISGILHIQEDAKRVKNEEDLFSLLLRGLQLLSDVIRRWMEIPFQVPKYFFRVRPCIGAELFLLDADSRNKSEISVSQGFQLSLNVCIQLKNTSRIPRLQDAKLYCILATRPSEQLSTEKRTEDCFSACKTDEMVELNNMLLMFVKAKMGNANEVSPKDSGGDAWVTACLCFEPNEQGQGFSSCLLDVSEFPDGSYQIKWHSCCIDERGSYWSLLPLTTCALFTIKKL from the exons ATGGAGAAAATCCCCGCTGCTTGCGCCATGGCGTGGAGCATCGAGCTCGAGAAGGGCCTCCGCTCCAAGAGCCGAG ATCAGCGCATTAGGGCAATTGAACAGATGGGGCCTATACTCCAAAAGTGGAGCACTGAGCCAAACATTACAAGGGCAATTGCAGACATGTATGATCTGGAACCAGGTGAGGACAGATTATTTGCCAACACAATCCTCCTTCGACTTGCCGATGCATTCATGCGTGGAGACAATTATACAAGGAGATGtatcgtgaaagttttcctctTTGAATTGACACGTATTAGTAAGGAGGGCAAAAGGTATAACGGTATTCTAGCAAAGCGAAGAGTGCCTAATTCTATAGAGCTGCTTAAAAGAGTGAAAGTAGTTTATGACACAGGTGACACCGAGGCTAAGGCTTTGGCATTGCGGCTCTTTGGTTGTTGGGCTGATTTTGCCAAGGATAGTGCTCATATACGCTACATAATACTTTTGAGCTTGCAATCCTCCAATATCTCTCAG GTAAAAGCATCATTATTTGCTGCTGGATGCTTTTGTCTATTGTCTGAGGACTTTGCGCATATCACATTGGAAATACTGATTAACATTGTCTGTTCAACACAATTGTCCTATGATGTTGCAATTGCAGCTATTCGTGCTATTTCTAGAATGCGATGCTCATCTGCTGTTGCATCCAGAGCTTACAAG GCAGGTAAAAAACTGTTATTGGGTCCGTTGCATGATGATCTTAAAGCTGAGATGCTGTCTTCACTTTCTAAATTAGCTTTCAGATCAACAATCTTGACCATTGAGCAG GTTCTGGTGATGGAAGAACAGTCCTTGAAGGTGAAAAGAGATCTTGTTATTCAACTTATTGTACACATCTTGTGCAGTCTAAAGATGGCAGAGAGAGGGCATAATTGTGCAGCCCCTGTTAAGTGGTGTGGGAGATGCTTTGAATTGCAAAGGAGTCCAAGGGCTGAAGTTTTGGCTTCTGAAACAGATGCTTCAGGAATCGCCTGCCAAGTTACGTCAATTGTCGTAGGTCATATCACATCAATGATTAAGCAAACGATAGCTGATTCCACTGGGGAAGACATAACCACAAAGACTGTCATATCCTGTAGTGAGTTGAAACAAGAATTCAGAAACAAACTTAGCCTTATTCAGCTTCTTGCGATAGAATATCCTTCGGCATCTTTGGTGGCTCTGGATAGGATAGGACATATCATACAGTCCCTCGAGAATATGCATGATAAGTCTGCATTGGAAAGTATCTGTGCAGGAGTTTCTCGGAAAGAATTTAATGTGAAAAGATGTGGACCTCTTGAATATAATAAGCAATATTCTATCGGTTCAGAAATTGCAATTTGCATACTCAGATTCACAAATGCTTTCATTAAGACACTAAATAATTGTAGCACTTATAACAGTGAAGTTTGTCAGAAAGTGAAGCTTCTAGTTAAGTGCATACAATCAAGCAAGTATTGTAATTGTGCTACTTATGAAATTTTCTGCCTCTGCCTGGATTCTTATACAGCATGCTCTTTAGTTGGAAATGCTAACAACAGAATACAGGATTCAGATGAATCAAAGACCGGTAGTGCTGATGGTTCCTATTATAATTTTAGCTGGGTCAATCAAGAATGGCAGTCACTTGAATCCATCAGAAGTATGCTGCAAAATCAAAATTACTGGGCGGCCTACAGAGCTGGAAAGTACTCTTGTCTTAAAGGGCTGTGGTTTTCAGCAACTTTTACTTTTAGGAAATTGATATGCCATGTAGAATCAGTCTGCCTTTCTTGCTGGTTGAAATGCTTGATGCTGTTAGCTGGTTGTGAAACTGAAATTAAACTGCTGCTTTTTCCTAAAGCAGGCATCACTTTGGTCAGCGGGATGCAGACAGAAAACATGTGTGACAAGATCTTTACCTCTATTGTGGGAGATCAAAGCACAAGTGCAGACTTGCATGGATGGGAAGGGAAGATTGCAAGAGTTTATGGTAGAATATGCTCTGCAGAGAAAACATTGGCATCAGCTGGAGCGTCAGATGGTGTCTACTGCTTCCAGAGGTGGTTCCTCAATCTCAGAGCCaaattttttgaaatcatgatgGAAATTTTTGGACTGCTTAATTCACATGAACTGACTATTGTAAGAGTTGATGGTGAGGAAGGAAAAGGCAAAGTTTGCATTGAAGAAGTCACGCAAACTATGAGCACTCTGATGTGTGGCTTTGCCTATGAGTCTTTACGGTTGAATAATTTAGCTAAAGACTATGATCTTCTTGCTTCATCTTTCTTGGATACTGACGGCCAAAGCTTTAGGAGAATCTCAGCAATGGCCCTTAACTGCTCCTTGTTGGCCTTTTGTACTGCTTTTACTGTGCACTTCCCCTGTTCACTTGTTTACAAAAATGCCATTTCATGCAACTTAGGAAATGTTTCAAAGTTTTCATGCACTATGATCCTACAAGATCTTACCGAGCGTTTTTGGACCGTGGATAGCAAGATCTCTGAGCAACTTCAGCAGATTTTGACTTCCTTCTGCAAAGAAGAGGACCACTTATTTCCCAGATCACGTATGAGTACTTCTGGTCATACAGAGAGGGCTACTTTACTAGTCTGTGAGTTTGCTATATCAGGTATTCTCcacattcaagaagatgcaaagagaGTGAAAAATGAGGAGGATCTATTTTCACTATTATTGCGAGGTCTGCAACTTCTCTCTGatgttattagaagatggatggaaatACCTTTCCAAGTCCCCAAGTATTTCTTTAGAGTGAG GCCTTGCATTGGTGCTGAGCTCTTCCTTCTCGATGCTGATTCCAGAAACAAAAGTGAAATATCTGTTTCACAAGGTTTCCAGTTGTCCCTCAATGTTTGCATTCAACTTAAGAACACATCAAGAATCCCCCGTTTACAAGATGCCAAGTTGTATTGCATTCTTGCCACAAGACCATCTGAGCAGTTATCAACTGAAAAAAGGACGGAAGACTGTTTCAGTGCTTGCAAAACTGATGAAATGGTTGAGTTGAACAATATGCTACTGATGTTTGTAAAGGCTAAAATGGGAAATGCCAACGAAGTGAGCCCTAAGGATAGCGGTGGAGATGCCTGGGTGACTGCTTGTCTGTGTTTTGAACCTAATGAACAAGGCCAGGGCTTTTCGTCATGTTTGCTAGATGTTTCTGAATTCCCTGATGGATCTTATCAAATCAAGTGGCACAGTTGTTGCATTGATGAGAGGGGGTCTTATTGGAGTCTATTGCCTCTGACCACTTGTGCACTATTTACAATCAAGAAACTCTGA
- the LOC135606798 gene encoding uncharacterized protein LOC135606798 isoform X1, protein MEKIPAACAMAWSIELEKGLRSKSRDQRIRAIEQMGPILQKWSTEPNITRAIADMYDLEPGEDRLFANTILLRLADAFMRGDNYTRRCIVKVFLFELTRISKEGKRYNGILAKRRVPNSIELLKRVKVVYDTGDTEAKALALRLFGCWADFAKDSAHIRYIILLSLQSSNISQVKASLFAAGCFCLLSEDFAHITLEILINIVCSTQLSYDVAIAAIRAISRMRCSSAVASRAYKAGKKLLLGPLHDDLKAEMLSSLSKLAFRSTILTIEQAELLLSFLSNDTIYNVKARALKCLHFLFSSHGCCFPVIEGVVVKLFHIVDDNDVPVNLQCEALRILCKVFSSMLPDVLHMDLLVLVKQVLVMEEQSLKVKRDLVIQLIVHILCSLKMAERGHNCAAPVKWCGRCFELQRSPRAEVLASETDASGIACQVTSIVVGHITSMIKQTIADSTGEDITTKTVISCSELKQEFRNKLSLIQLLAIEYPSASLVALDRIGHIIQSLENMHDKSALESICAGVSRKEFNVKRCGPLEYNKQYSIGSEIAICILRFTNAFIKTLNNCSTYNSEVCQKVKLLVKCIQSSKYCNCATYEIFCLCLDSYTACSLVGNANNRIQDSDESKTGSADGSYYNFSWVNQEWQSLESIRSMLQNQNYWAAYRAGKYSCLKGLWFSATFTFRKLICHVESVCLSCWLKCLMLLAGCETEIKLLLFPKAGITLVSGMQTENMCDKIFTSIVGDQSTSADLHGWEGKIARVYGRICSAEKTLASAGASDGVYCFQRWFLNLRAKFFEIMMEIFGLLNSHELTIVRVDGEEGKGKVCIEEVTQTMSTLMCGFAYESLRLNNLAKDYDLLASSFLDTDGQSFRRISAMALNCSLLAFCTAFTVHFPCSLVYKNAISCNLGNVSKFSCTMILQDLTERFWTVDSKISEQLQQILTSFCKEEDHLFPRSRMSTSGHTERATLLVCEFAISGILHIQEDAKRVKNEEDLFSLLLRGLQLLSDVIRRWMEIPFQVPKYFFRVRPCIGAELFLLDADSRNKSEISVSQGFQLSLNVCIQLKNTSRIPRLQDAKLYCILATRPSEQLSTEKRTEDCFSACKTDEMVELNNMLLMFVKAKMGNANEVSPKDSGGDAWVTACLCFEPNEQGQGFSSCLLDVSEFPDGSYQIKWHSCCIDERGSYWSLLPLTTCALFTIKKL, encoded by the exons ATGGAGAAAATCCCCGCTGCTTGCGCCATGGCGTGGAGCATCGAGCTCGAGAAGGGCCTCCGCTCCAAGAGCCGAG ATCAGCGCATTAGGGCAATTGAACAGATGGGGCCTATACTCCAAAAGTGGAGCACTGAGCCAAACATTACAAGGGCAATTGCAGACATGTATGATCTGGAACCAGGTGAGGACAGATTATTTGCCAACACAATCCTCCTTCGACTTGCCGATGCATTCATGCGTGGAGACAATTATACAAGGAGATGtatcgtgaaagttttcctctTTGAATTGACACGTATTAGTAAGGAGGGCAAAAGGTATAACGGTATTCTAGCAAAGCGAAGAGTGCCTAATTCTATAGAGCTGCTTAAAAGAGTGAAAGTAGTTTATGACACAGGTGACACCGAGGCTAAGGCTTTGGCATTGCGGCTCTTTGGTTGTTGGGCTGATTTTGCCAAGGATAGTGCTCATATACGCTACATAATACTTTTGAGCTTGCAATCCTCCAATATCTCTCAG GTAAAAGCATCATTATTTGCTGCTGGATGCTTTTGTCTATTGTCTGAGGACTTTGCGCATATCACATTGGAAATACTGATTAACATTGTCTGTTCAACACAATTGTCCTATGATGTTGCAATTGCAGCTATTCGTGCTATTTCTAGAATGCGATGCTCATCTGCTGTTGCATCCAGAGCTTACAAG GCAGGTAAAAAACTGTTATTGGGTCCGTTGCATGATGATCTTAAAGCTGAGATGCTGTCTTCACTTTCTAAATTAGCTTTCAGATCAACAATCTTGACCATTGAGCAG GCAGAATTACTCTTATCATTTCTCAGCAATGATACCATTTATAATGTGAAGGCTAGAGCATTAAAATGTTTACATTTTCTTTTTAGCAGTCATGGCTGCTGTTTCCCTGTCATTGAAGGTGTAGTAGTGAAATTATTCCATATTGTTGATGACAATGATGTTCCAGTTAATCTTCAATGTGAAGCTTTAAGGATTCTATGCAAG GTGTTTAGCAGTATGCTACCAGATGTGCTTCACATGGACCTGCTTGTTCTTGTTAAGCAGGTTCTGGTGATGGAAGAACAGTCCTTGAAGGTGAAAAGAGATCTTGTTATTCAACTTATTGTACACATCTTGTGCAGTCTAAAGATGGCAGAGAGAGGGCATAATTGTGCAGCCCCTGTTAAGTGGTGTGGGAGATGCTTTGAATTGCAAAGGAGTCCAAGGGCTGAAGTTTTGGCTTCTGAAACAGATGCTTCAGGAATCGCCTGCCAAGTTACGTCAATTGTCGTAGGTCATATCACATCAATGATTAAGCAAACGATAGCTGATTCCACTGGGGAAGACATAACCACAAAGACTGTCATATCCTGTAGTGAGTTGAAACAAGAATTCAGAAACAAACTTAGCCTTATTCAGCTTCTTGCGATAGAATATCCTTCGGCATCTTTGGTGGCTCTGGATAGGATAGGACATATCATACAGTCCCTCGAGAATATGCATGATAAGTCTGCATTGGAAAGTATCTGTGCAGGAGTTTCTCGGAAAGAATTTAATGTGAAAAGATGTGGACCTCTTGAATATAATAAGCAATATTCTATCGGTTCAGAAATTGCAATTTGCATACTCAGATTCACAAATGCTTTCATTAAGACACTAAATAATTGTAGCACTTATAACAGTGAAGTTTGTCAGAAAGTGAAGCTTCTAGTTAAGTGCATACAATCAAGCAAGTATTGTAATTGTGCTACTTATGAAATTTTCTGCCTCTGCCTGGATTCTTATACAGCATGCTCTTTAGTTGGAAATGCTAACAACAGAATACAGGATTCAGATGAATCAAAGACCGGTAGTGCTGATGGTTCCTATTATAATTTTAGCTGGGTCAATCAAGAATGGCAGTCACTTGAATCCATCAGAAGTATGCTGCAAAATCAAAATTACTGGGCGGCCTACAGAGCTGGAAAGTACTCTTGTCTTAAAGGGCTGTGGTTTTCAGCAACTTTTACTTTTAGGAAATTGATATGCCATGTAGAATCAGTCTGCCTTTCTTGCTGGTTGAAATGCTTGATGCTGTTAGCTGGTTGTGAAACTGAAATTAAACTGCTGCTTTTTCCTAAAGCAGGCATCACTTTGGTCAGCGGGATGCAGACAGAAAACATGTGTGACAAGATCTTTACCTCTATTGTGGGAGATCAAAGCACAAGTGCAGACTTGCATGGATGGGAAGGGAAGATTGCAAGAGTTTATGGTAGAATATGCTCTGCAGAGAAAACATTGGCATCAGCTGGAGCGTCAGATGGTGTCTACTGCTTCCAGAGGTGGTTCCTCAATCTCAGAGCCaaattttttgaaatcatgatgGAAATTTTTGGACTGCTTAATTCACATGAACTGACTATTGTAAGAGTTGATGGTGAGGAAGGAAAAGGCAAAGTTTGCATTGAAGAAGTCACGCAAACTATGAGCACTCTGATGTGTGGCTTTGCCTATGAGTCTTTACGGTTGAATAATTTAGCTAAAGACTATGATCTTCTTGCTTCATCTTTCTTGGATACTGACGGCCAAAGCTTTAGGAGAATCTCAGCAATGGCCCTTAACTGCTCCTTGTTGGCCTTTTGTACTGCTTTTACTGTGCACTTCCCCTGTTCACTTGTTTACAAAAATGCCATTTCATGCAACTTAGGAAATGTTTCAAAGTTTTCATGCACTATGATCCTACAAGATCTTACCGAGCGTTTTTGGACCGTGGATAGCAAGATCTCTGAGCAACTTCAGCAGATTTTGACTTCCTTCTGCAAAGAAGAGGACCACTTATTTCCCAGATCACGTATGAGTACTTCTGGTCATACAGAGAGGGCTACTTTACTAGTCTGTGAGTTTGCTATATCAGGTATTCTCcacattcaagaagatgcaaagagaGTGAAAAATGAGGAGGATCTATTTTCACTATTATTGCGAGGTCTGCAACTTCTCTCTGatgttattagaagatggatggaaatACCTTTCCAAGTCCCCAAGTATTTCTTTAGAGTGAG GCCTTGCATTGGTGCTGAGCTCTTCCTTCTCGATGCTGATTCCAGAAACAAAAGTGAAATATCTGTTTCACAAGGTTTCCAGTTGTCCCTCAATGTTTGCATTCAACTTAAGAACACATCAAGAATCCCCCGTTTACAAGATGCCAAGTTGTATTGCATTCTTGCCACAAGACCATCTGAGCAGTTATCAACTGAAAAAAGGACGGAAGACTGTTTCAGTGCTTGCAAAACTGATGAAATGGTTGAGTTGAACAATATGCTACTGATGTTTGTAAAGGCTAAAATGGGAAATGCCAACGAAGTGAGCCCTAAGGATAGCGGTGGAGATGCCTGGGTGACTGCTTGTCTGTGTTTTGAACCTAATGAACAAGGCCAGGGCTTTTCGTCATGTTTGCTAGATGTTTCTGAATTCCCTGATGGATCTTATCAAATCAAGTGGCACAGTTGTTGCATTGATGAGAGGGGGTCTTATTGGAGTCTATTGCCTCTGACCACTTGTGCACTATTTACAATCAAGAAACTCTGA